A window of Planctomycetota bacterium genomic DNA:
CGGCGTAACATCCGGCGCCCCGGAGGGTCACGGAGAGCGCGGGAGGCGGGGCCCGACCCCCGATCGATCGAACCCCACCCCATTCGTCCGGCGGGCGGTCCCCCGGTCGTCGTGCGTGCCGTAGGCCGGGGGGCCTTCCCGCCCTATGGGGCAGGAACCTCGAACCAGAGCGTCGCAAGCGGCGGAAGCACGAGCCGTGCCGACCAGGAGCGGCCGTGCCAGGGCACGGGCTCGGCCACCACGGCGCCGCAGTTGCCGAGATTCCCGCCGCCGTAGACCGCCGCATCCGTGTTGAGGATCTCGAGGTACCGCCCGGGCCCCGGCAAACCCACGCGATACCCCGCGCGCGGCACGGCGGAGAAGTTGGACACGCACAGAAGGCGCCGCCCCCGGGACGGGGCGATCCGGAGGAACGCCAGCACGTTCTCGTCCGCGTTCCACGCGTCCACCCACTCGAACCCCTCCGGCTCGAAGTCGCGCTCCCACAGGGCGGGCTCGCGCCGGTACGCGCGGTTGAGATCCCGCACCAGGGCCTGCACGCCCCGGTGCTCCGCGCGCTCCAGGAGATGCCAGTCGAGGCTGGCGTCGTGGTACCACTCGTTCTCCTGCGCGAACTCGCCGCCCATGAAGAGAAGTTTCTTGCCGGGGTGCGCCCACAGGTACCCGTAGAGCGCCCGCAGGTTGGCGAACTTCGCGGCCCGGTCCCCCGGCATCTGGTGGAGAAGCGAGCGCTTGCCGTGCACGACCTCGTCGTGGGAAAGGGGCAGGATGAAGTTCTCCGTCCAGGCGTAAAGCAGGCTGAACGTCAGCGTGTGGTGATGGTGCTTCCGGAACACGGGGTCCCGCGAGAAATAGAAAAGCGTGTCGTGCATCCAGCCCATGTTCCACTTGAAGCCGAAGCCGAGGCCCCCGGCGGAGGTGGGACGGCTGACGCCCGGCCAGGCCGTGGACTCCTCGGCGACCATCAACGCCTTCGGATGGCGCGCGTGCGCCCGCTCGTTGAGCTCCCGCAGGAAGGAGATCGCTTCCAGGTTCTCCCGTCCTCCGTGCACGTTCGGAACCCACTGGCCGTGCGCCCGGCTGTAGTCGAGGTAAAGCATCGACGCCACCGCATCCAGGCGCAGGCCGTCGACGTGGTATTCGGAGAGCCAGTACAGGGCGTTCGAGATCAGGAAGCTGCGCACCTCGTGGCGGCCGTAATTGAAAACGTAGGTCCCCCAGTCGGGATGCTCCCCCCGCCTCCAGTCCTCGTGCTCGTAGAGCGCCGTGCCGTCGAAGCGCCCCAGAGCGGCGGCATCCTTGGGGAAATGGGCCGGCACCCAGTCGAGGAGGACGCCGATCCCCTTGCGGTGCAGGTGGTCGATCAGGTACTTGAGGTCGTCCGGTCCGCCGTATCGCGCGGTCGGAGCGTAGTAACCGCCCGTCTGATAGCCCCAGGAAGGCCCGTAGGGGTGTTCCTGGAGGGGCAGAAACTCCACGTGCGTGAAACCCATCTCCTGAACGTAGTCGGCCAGGAGGGGCGCGGCCTCGCGGTAGGTGAGCGGCCGGCGGCCCTCCTCGGGAACCCGCCGCCAGGAGCCCAGGTGAACTTCGTAGATCGAAACCGGGCTCCGCCAGGGATCCGACTCCGCGCGGCGTTCCTGCCAGGCCTGATCCCCCCAGACATGCCGCGAGACGTGGACCACGGAGGCGGTCTGCGGAGGCCTTTCCATGGCGAACCCATAAGGGTCGCTCTTGAGGAAGAGCCGGCCGTCCGCTCCCCGGATCTCGTACTTGTACAACGCCCCCGGCCCCAGACCCGGCACGAAGAGCTCCCACACGCCCGACGCGCCCAAAAGCCGCATCGGGTGCAACCGGCCGTCCCACCGGTTGAAGTCGCCCACCACGCTCACGCCGCGCGCGTTGGGCGCCCAGACGACGAATGAGACGCCCCGCACCCCGCGCACCTCGCGGACATGCGCTCCCAGGAACTCCTGGGCCCGCTCGTGGCGACCCTCGTTGAAGAACCAGAGATCCTGTTCCCCCACCGTCGGGAGGAACGCGTACGGGTCCTCGATCGTCACGTCGTCCCCGTCCGGCGTCTCGACCCGGAGCCGGTACGGGAAGATCTCGCGCGCCTCCGGAAAGAACGCCTCGAAGAGGCCCGCGGGATGGCGCCGGACCATCCGCTGCGCGGCCCCCCCTTCCGGAAGCGCCGTCACGCGACGCGCGTCCGGCCGGAAGGCGCGCACGACGACCCCTCGCGACGTCCGGTGCGCGCCCAGGATCGCGTGCGGGTCGTGAAACGTGAGGGAGAGGAACCGTTCCACATCCGACGCCGGCACGTCTTCGAGATCCGGCGCCGGCGCGGGCCGCCGGCGGGACGGCGGCGCCCCGGACGGGGAAGGACCGGGGAGCTCGCCGTTGGGGGCCGCTTCCACGAGGAGATCGCGTTCACTCATGACGGTACGCTCCTTGAGAAACCGGGGTCTTCTCGCGCGCCGCTTCAGGAGACGGAAGCGCGCCCTCTCCGGCGCGCGGCGCCAGGCCCAGGGGCCCCGCCAGCCGCGCCAGAAGCTCCGAGCGCTTCAGCGGATCGTCCAGCGCCTCGTAGAGGACCTCCTGGGCCTTCTCGAGGGGCGGATCCAGTCCCAGCCGGCCGCTCAGAAGCAAAAGGTCCAGCGCCTCCCGAACCCGCTCCGGCGACGGCTCCCCCACCGCCGCCCGCACCGCCTGCGTGATCCTCCCGCCGAAAAGCCGATTGGCGAAGGACCGGTCGATCCGATAGCCGCGCCGCTCCGCTTCCGCCGCGACGCCCGCGGCCTTCTCGTAGGCGGAAGGATCCGACCCTGCGCTCCACCGCCGGATCGCCTCCTCGAACTGGCGGCCCAGCGTGAACTCCGCCGCCGCGCGCAGCTCCGCCGGAAGCTCGAACCCCGACGCCTGAAGCATTTCCAGCGTCCGCCGGTTGTCCTCGTAAAGGAGCGCGTACTGCTCCGACAGGCGCGCGATGAGGCTTCCGAACATCGCCCCGATGATCGTCCGGCGGACGTCCGGAAGCACGTGCTCGAAGCCGTATTCGTTCAGGCCGAATTCCTCCTGGGCGATGCGCAGAAAGGTCGGCAGCGAGGCGGTCGTGAAGTGCCGCCACAGACGCTCCGCGGAGGCCTGGAAACGCTCATCCCCGGGGTCCGGCCTGACCAGGCCGTAAAAATCCACGCCGCCGAGGTGCAGCGCGAGGAGGGCGTATTCGCTCTCGCGTCCCGTGGCGATCATCTGGAGCTTCAGGCGCCCCGTCGCCAGGGTCAGCCGCCCGTGCTGCTCGCGCCGGAAGGAGCGCTTCTGGAAGCGATGCGCGGCGCACTCCCCGGAGGGCTCCTCGACGCCCGCCAGCCCCGCGATGGCCAGGTGCGCGGCCACCCGCTCCGTGGACACCCGCGCGGGCTCGACGAAGCGGCGGAACACGTCCGCACCCGTGCCCATCTCCGGAAGGTTGCTGCGCGCCTCCCCCAGGCGCTCGAGAAAGCCTTTGCGGTCCGGCTCCTGCCCCAGCTCCTCCAGGAAGTCCAGGACCCGACCGGCGTAGCGCAGGACCTGCACCGTCTCGGGACCGGAGACGTCCGCGAAAAACCAGCCGCAGCTCGTGTACATGAGCATGGCGTGGCGCTGCATCTCCAGGAACGCCAGCGCCCGCTCCTGCTCGCCGCGCGAGAGGCTCCGGGAAGCGAAGCGGTGCAGAAACTCCTCGCGCGAACGGCCGCGGTCCAGGATGAGCTCGACATA
This region includes:
- a CDS encoding DUF3536 domain-containing protein; the encoded protein is MSSGDPAVVVHGHFYQPPRENPWTGEVDRQPEAHPFHDWNERIYRECYRPTAWARIADGAGRIERIVNVYELISFDFGPTLLSWLERRHPDTYARILEADRRSARQRGGHGNALAHGYNHVILPLCNARDLRTQVRWGIADFAHRFGRRPEGFWLPETACNDETLGVLIEEGVRFTILSPYQARRVRPLGGPRRDWVAASGGEIDPRLAYRYFHRDGSGRSLAIFFYDGPVSHAVAFEGILHSSRLFVDRLAGAGPREGRLVHVATDGETYGHHFRFGERCLAHALAVEAPGRGFRVTNYGEFLEQHPPAHEVEIETGPGGEGTSWSCAHGVGRWARDCGCQAGGREGWNQSWRAPLRAALDFLREQAARSFDALRGRLFEDPWAVRDAYVELILDRGRSREEFLHRFASRSLSRGEQERALAFLEMQRHAMLMYTSCGWFFADVSGPETVQVLRYAGRVLDFLEELGQEPDRKGFLERLGEARSNLPEMGTGADVFRRFVEPARVSTERVAAHLAIAGLAGVEEPSGECAAHRFQKRSFRREQHGRLTLATGRLKLQMIATGRESEYALLALHLGGVDFYGLVRPDPGDERFQASAERLWRHFTTASLPTFLRIAQEEFGLNEYGFEHVLPDVRRTIIGAMFGSLIARLSEQYALLYEDNRRTLEMLQASGFELPAELRAAAEFTLGRQFEEAIRRWSAGSDPSAYEKAAGVAAEAERRGYRIDRSFANRLFGGRITQAVRAAVGEPSPERVREALDLLLLSGRLGLDPPLEKAQEVLYEALDDPLKRSELLARLAGPLGLAPRAGEGALPSPEAAREKTPVSQGAYRHE
- the glgB gene encoding 1,4-alpha-glucan branching protein GlgB; this encodes MSERDLLVEAAPNGELPGPSPSGAPPSRRRPAPAPDLEDVPASDVERFLSLTFHDPHAILGAHRTSRGVVVRAFRPDARRVTALPEGGAAQRMVRRHPAGLFEAFFPEAREIFPYRLRVETPDGDDVTIEDPYAFLPTVGEQDLWFFNEGRHERAQEFLGAHVREVRGVRGVSFVVWAPNARGVSVVGDFNRWDGRLHPMRLLGASGVWELFVPGLGPGALYKYEIRGADGRLFLKSDPYGFAMERPPQTASVVHVSRHVWGDQAWQERRAESDPWRSPVSIYEVHLGSWRRVPEEGRRPLTYREAAPLLADYVQEMGFTHVEFLPLQEHPYGPSWGYQTGGYYAPTARYGGPDDLKYLIDHLHRKGIGVLLDWVPAHFPKDAAALGRFDGTALYEHEDWRRGEHPDWGTYVFNYGRHEVRSFLISNALYWLSEYHVDGLRLDAVASMLYLDYSRAHGQWVPNVHGGRENLEAISFLRELNERAHARHPKALMVAEESTAWPGVSRPTSAGGLGFGFKWNMGWMHDTLFYFSRDPVFRKHHHHTLTFSLLYAWTENFILPLSHDEVVHGKRSLLHQMPGDRAAKFANLRALYGYLWAHPGKKLLFMGGEFAQENEWYHDASLDWHLLERAEHRGVQALVRDLNRAYRREPALWERDFEPEGFEWVDAWNADENVLAFLRIAPSRGRRLLCVSNFSAVPRAGYRVGLPGPGRYLEILNTDAAVYGGGNLGNCGAVVAEPVPWHGRSWSARLVLPPLATLWFEVPAP